The Roseibaca calidilacus genome has a window encoding:
- the ribB gene encoding 3,4-dihydroxy-2-butanone-4-phosphate synthase produces the protein MQYEKPGEVEQSWRDAISSTEEIIEEARKGRMFILVDHEDRENEGDLVIPAQMATPEAINFMATHGKGLICLTLPGERIDQLGLPLMASSNSSRHETAFTVSIEAREGVSTGISAYDRARTVAVAIDQSKGAADIATPGHVFPLRARDGGVLVRAGHTEAAVDISRLAGLNPSGVICEIMKEDGDMARLPDLVAFAQKHGIKIGTIADLIAYRRRHDNLVRKMAEQVITSEFGGEWQMRVYSDTTQGAEHVVLIKGDITTPDPVLVRMHAFDPLLDMVGTGGPGRAGEFSDAMQLIADEGRGVLVLLRDTHMKMAMSDASPQTLRQYGLGAQILSSLGMHDLVLLTNSKTPRVVGLEGYGLSIVGTRKIPPRKGA, from the coding sequence ATGCAATATGAAAAGCCCGGCGAGGTCGAGCAAAGCTGGCGTGACGCCATATCCTCGACCGAAGAGATCATAGAGGAAGCGCGCAAGGGCCGGATGTTCATCCTTGTGGACCACGAAGACCGCGAGAACGAGGGCGATCTGGTCATTCCCGCGCAGATGGCCACGCCAGAGGCGATCAATTTCATGGCGACCCATGGCAAGGGGCTGATCTGCCTAACCCTGCCGGGCGAACGCATTGACCAGCTTGGCTTGCCGCTGATGGCCTCCAGCAATTCGTCGCGCCATGAAACCGCCTTCACTGTGTCGATAGAGGCGCGCGAAGGCGTGTCCACGGGTATTTCCGCCTATGACCGCGCCCGCACCGTGGCGGTGGCGATTGACCAGTCCAAGGGCGCGGCCGATATTGCCACGCCCGGCCATGTGTTTCCGTTGCGCGCGCGCGATGGCGGCGTGCTGGTGCGCGCGGGCCATACCGAAGCGGCGGTCGATATCTCGCGGCTGGCGGGGCTGAACCCGTCTGGCGTGATCTGCGAGATCATGAAAGAAGACGGCGACATGGCGCGTCTGCCCGACCTTGTGGCCTTTGCACAGAAACACGGTATCAAGATCGGCACGATTGCCGACCTGATCGCCTATCGCCGCCGCCACGACAACCTTGTGCGCAAGATGGCGGAACAGGTCATCACCTCGGAATTCGGGGGCGAATGGCAGATGCGGGTCTATTCCGACACCACCCAAGGCGCAGAGCATGTCGTGCTTATCAAAGGCGACATCACCACGCCCGACCCGGTGCTGGTGCGGATGCATGCGTTCGATCCGCTTTTGGACATGGTTGGCACCGGTGGTCCGGGCCGCGCGGGCGAGTTTTCCGACGCAATGCAGTTGATCGCGGATGAAGGGCGCGGCGTGCTGGTGCTGTTGCGCGACACGCATATGAAGATGGCGATGTCCGATGCCTCGCCCCAGACCTTGCGGCAATACGGGCTTGGCGCACAGATCTTGTCATCCTTGGGCATGCACGACCTTGTGTTGCTGACCAATTCCAAAACCCCGCGTGTGGTCGGGCTGGAAGGCTATGGTCTGTCCATTGTCGGCACCCGCAAAATCCCACCCCGGAAAGGCGCCTGA
- a CDS encoding 6,7-dimethyl-8-ribityllumazine synthase has protein sequence MAANESHYSLPRPSFDRAPKLLIVVAPYYKDIADQLVAGARAEIEAVGGTHDTIEVPGALEVPTAIGQAFRMSDFDGFVALGCVIRGETTHYDTVCNDSSRAITLLGLQGACIGNGILTVENRAQAEVRADAAGQNKGGGAAAAALHLIALARRWGGTKRSVGFMPKADEFQIATGGDKL, from the coding sequence ATGGCTGCAAACGAATCCCATTACAGCTTGCCGCGCCCGTCCTTTGACCGCGCCCCAAAACTGCTGATCGTGGTGGCACCCTATTACAAGGACATCGCCGATCAACTGGTTGCCGGTGCGCGGGCAGAGATTGAAGCGGTCGGCGGCACCCATGACACCATCGAAGTGCCCGGCGCGCTGGAAGTGCCCACCGCCATCGGGCAGGCGTTTCGCATGTCAGATTTCGACGGCTTCGTGGCCTTGGGCTGCGTCATCCGGGGAGAGACGACGCATTACGACACGGTCTGTAATGACAGTTCGCGCGCGATTACGCTGCTGGGCTTGCAAGGGGCTTGCATTGGCAACGGCATTCTGACCGTGGAAAACCGCGCGCAGGCAGAGGTTCGCGCCGACGCCGCTGGCCAGAACAAGGGCGGGGGTGCTGCGGCCGCAGCGTTGCACCTGATCGCACTGGCACGTCGCTGGGGCGGCACGAAGCGTAGCGTGGGCTTCATGCCAAAGGCAGATGAATTCCAGATCGCGACTGGCGGGGACAAGCTATGA
- the nusB gene encoding transcription antitermination factor NusB: protein MKLDSKARRVLRSAARFYAVQALFQMEASDSAIGTVLREFEDHRIGIEVEGEAWAEADINFFRRVVEAAVDRQAAIDQLTDRALVAKWPIARIDPTLRALFRAAGAELLTTERDARIILSEYVTLAGDFFPDSREQKFVNAVLDHMAREVRADEF from the coding sequence ATGAAGCTCGATTCCAAAGCCCGCCGTGTTTTGCGCAGCGCTGCGCGTTTCTATGCCGTGCAGGCGCTGTTCCAGATGGAAGCCTCTGACAGTGCCATCGGCACTGTGCTGCGCGAATTCGAGGACCATCGCATCGGCATAGAGGTCGAGGGCGAGGCATGGGCCGAAGCCGATATCAACTTCTTTCGCCGCGTAGTCGAAGCCGCCGTGGACCGTCAGGCGGCCATCGACCAGTTGACCGACCGTGCGCTGGTGGCGAAATGGCCGATTGCCCGCATTGACCCGACCTTGCGCGCGCTGTTCCGCGCCGCCGGGGCCGAGCTGCTGACCACAGAGCGCGACGCCCGCATTATTCTAAGCGAATACGTCACGCTGGCGGGCGATTTCTTCCCCGACTCGCGCGAGCAGAAATTCGTCAACGCGGTTCTGGACCACATGGCGCGCGAGGTGCGCGCGGACGAGTTCTAG
- the aat gene encoding leucyl/phenylalanyl-tRNA--protein transferase produces MDLRLTPRMLLEAYRLGTFPMAESREGRVLYWFDPVARGIMPLDGFHLSRSLARHIRDMPWHVTLNTDFEAVIDGCADRHNTWINAEINDLFTALHRMGHAHALEVRDGDDLIGGIYGLAIGGAFCGESMFSRRTNASKVALAYLVAHLKRCGFVLFDTQYLNDHLARLGGVEIPRMEYRKALAQALKLRADIRAHPLPSVQDVMQLRSQRS; encoded by the coding sequence ATGGATCTGCGCCTGACCCCGCGAATGCTGCTGGAAGCCTATCGGTTGGGAACCTTCCCGATGGCCGAAAGCCGCGAGGGGCGGGTGCTGTATTGGTTCGACCCGGTCGCCAGAGGGATCATGCCGCTTGACGGCTTTCACCTGTCACGGTCGCTAGCGCGACACATCCGCGATATGCCATGGCACGTCACGCTGAACACCGATTTCGAAGCTGTGATTGATGGCTGCGCCGACCGCCACAACACTTGGATAAATGCAGAGATCAACGACCTGTTCACCGCGCTGCACCGCATGGGCCATGCGCATGCGCTGGAAGTTCGGGACGGGGACGACCTGATCGGCGGCATCTATGGGCTGGCCATTGGCGGCGCGTTCTGCGGTGAAAGCATGTTCTCGCGCCGCACCAACGCGTCCAAGGTCGCGCTGGCCTATCTGGTCGCGCATCTGAAGCGCTGCGGTTTCGTGCTGTTCGACACGCAATACCTGAACGACCATCTGGCCCGCTTGGGCGGTGTGGAAATTCCCCGCATGGAGTATCGCAAAGCTCTGGCGCAGGCGTTGAAACTGCGGGCCGATATCCGCGCCCACCCGCTGCCCAGCGTTCAGGACGTGATGCAGCTAAGAAGCCAAAGATCGTAA
- a CDS encoding DUF2155 domain-containing protein — protein sequence MRALVLAMVCALAPATLPAQDIAIPGQPERVLTGEGAMLRGLDKVAGNSRDIRLMNGESDMIGHLQVTMSECRYPDDNPTGEAYAWIEVQDTRADAPLFAGWMIASSPALSALDHARYDLWLLSCITS from the coding sequence ATGCGTGCCCTTGTCCTAGCCATGGTCTGCGCTTTGGCACCCGCCACACTGCCCGCGCAAGACATTGCCATTCCCGGCCAGCCCGAACGCGTGCTGACCGGCGAAGGTGCAATGTTGCGCGGCTTGGACAAGGTAGCGGGCAACAGCCGCGATATTCGGCTGATGAATGGTGAAAGCGACATGATCGGTCATTTACAGGTCACGATGTCCGAATGCCGCTACCCCGATGACAACCCGACCGGCGAAGCCTATGCGTGGATAGAGGTGCAGGATACCCGCGCGGATGCCCCGCTATTTGCCGGGTGGATGATCGCCTCTAGCCCGGCGCTAAGCGCGCTGGATCATGCCCGTTACGATCTTTGGCTTCTTAGCTGCATCACGTCCTGA
- a CDS encoding NADH:ubiquinone oxidoreductase subunit NDUFA12 has translation MKFLLRLLTWWNTSTLNTAFFTWRNGVKVGEDDQGNIFYQTRDKKKRWVIYNGESEASRVSPDWHGWLHHTWDEPPTDKPLPHKAWEKPHQENLTGTALAYAPAGSIRRAQPTERSDYEAWSPE, from the coding sequence ATGAAATTCCTGCTGCGCTTACTGACATGGTGGAACACATCCACGCTGAACACCGCGTTCTTCACATGGCGTAACGGCGTGAAAGTGGGCGAAGACGATCAAGGCAATATCTTCTACCAAACGCGCGACAAGAAGAAGCGCTGGGTCATCTATAATGGCGAATCTGAGGCCAGCCGCGTCTCGCCTGACTGGCATGGCTGGCTGCACCATACATGGGACGAACCGCCAACCGACAAACCATTGCCCCACAAAGCATGGGAAAAGCCGCATCAGGAAAACCTGACCGGCACCGCGCTGGCCTATGCGCCCGCCGGGTCCATTCGTCGTGCGCAGCCGACCGAGCGCAGCGACTACGAGGCCTGGAGCCCGGAATAA
- the msrB gene encoding peptide-methionine (R)-S-oxide reductase MsrB, giving the protein MPKYERRPEVIDALTPEQYRVTQENGTERPWTGAYNDEKRAGIYVDIVSGEPLFASSDKFESGCGWPSFTKPLEPEHVTELPDNSLGMRRVEVRSKHGDSHLGHVFNDGPRDRGGLRYCINSASLRFIPREEMAAEGYGAYLDQVEG; this is encoded by the coding sequence ATGCCCAAATACGAACGCCGCCCCGAAGTGATCGATGCGCTAACCCCCGAGCAATACCGCGTGACGCAGGAAAACGGCACCGAACGCCCATGGACGGGGGCGTACAATGACGAAAAACGCGCGGGGATCTATGTTGATATCGTCTCGGGAGAGCCGTTATTCGCGTCATCCGACAAGTTCGAATCGGGTTGCGGCTGGCCCAGTTTTACCAAACCGCTCGAGCCTGAGCATGTGACAGAGCTGCCCGATAACAGCCTTGGCATGCGGCGGGTCGAGGTGCGTTCCAAGCATGGCGACAGCCATTTGGGCCATGTGTTCAATGACGGACCGCGCGACCGCGGTGGTTTGCGCTATTGCATCAATTCTGCGTCACTGCGCTTCATCCCGCGCGAGGAGATGGCGGCAGAGGGCTATGGCGCATATTTGGATCAGGTCGAGGGGTAG
- a CDS encoding DMT family transporter, protein MTEQDTTKGIWLMVAVALIFALQDAFSRHLAGEYNVLMIIMIRYWFFGAFVIAVATRKAGGLRRAAATKQPIVQALRGLILAAEVCVMVTAFVLLGLTEAHAVFAVYPLLIAALSGPILGENVGWRRWAAIGIGFVGVLIILQPGYGVFQIEALVPLLAATMFALYGLLTRYVGRQDPAAVSFFWTGTVGAVAMTAVGIWFWEPMAPGDWVWMGALCVSSAFSHFLLIRAYELAEASAVQPFAYLQLPFATGLGIMLFDETLRLNVALGAAVVVGAGVFTLWRARQAGKAPS, encoded by the coding sequence ATGACCGAACAGGACACCACCAAGGGCATCTGGCTGATGGTCGCGGTCGCGCTGATCTTCGCGCTGCAAGACGCGTTCTCGCGGCATCTGGCGGGCGAATACAACGTGCTGATGATTATCATGATCCGCTATTGGTTCTTCGGGGCCTTCGTGATCGCGGTGGCCACGCGCAAGGCCGGGGGGCTGCGCCGCGCGGCAGCCACCAAGCAACCCATTGTCCAAGCTTTGCGCGGGCTGATTCTGGCGGCAGAGGTGTGCGTCATGGTCACGGCTTTCGTGCTGCTGGGCCTGACAGAGGCGCATGCCGTATTCGCGGTCTACCCGCTGCTGATTGCGGCGCTGTCCGGCCCGATCTTGGGCGAAAACGTCGGCTGGCGGCGCTGGGCCGCAATTGGCATCGGGTTCGTAGGCGTGCTGATCATCTTGCAACCGGGCTATGGCGTGTTCCAGATTGAAGCGCTTGTGCCCTTGCTGGCTGCGACCATGTTCGCGCTTTACGGGTTGCTGACACGCTATGTCGGGCGGCAAGACCCGGCGGCGGTCAGTTTCTTCTGGACCGGCACGGTGGGCGCGGTCGCCATGACCGCCGTGGGCATCTGGTTCTGGGAACCGATGGCGCCGGGCGATTGGGTCTGGATGGGGGCGCTTTGCGTCAGTTCCGCCTTCAGCCATTTCCTGCTGATCCGCGCCTATGAACTGGCAGAGGCCAGCGCGGTGCAGCCCTTTGCCTATTTGCAACTGCCCTTCGCGACCGGCTTGGGGATTATGCTGTTTGACGAAACCCTGCGGCTGAACGTGGCCCTTGGTGCGGCGGTCGTGGTCGGCGCGGGCGTGTTCACGCTCTGGCGCGCACGGCAAGCGGGCAAAGCGCCAAGTTAG
- the mnmD gene encoding tRNA (5-methylaminomethyl-2-thiouridine)(34)-methyltransferase MnmD: MQDQSAELEWRDGTIPVARRFDDPYFSLADGLAETRHVFLAGNDLPARAVPGFHIAELGFGTGLNLLATVAASPPVPIRYTSFEAFPMTAADMARALAAFPELEASALVTAWASGARAFTLGAVAVEVIVGDIATTLPAWQGRADAWYLDGFSPAKNPEMWAPEIMAEVARHTNRGGTFATYTAAGAVRRALADAGFSVTRAPGFGRKRHMSRGILP, encoded by the coding sequence ATGCAGGACCAGAGCGCAGAGTTGGAATGGCGGGACGGGACGATCCCGGTGGCGCGCCGGTTCGATGACCCGTATTTCTCGCTGGCCGATGGGCTGGCGGAAACAAGGCATGTGTTTTTGGCCGGAAACGACCTGCCCGCGCGTGCGGTCCCCGGTTTTCACATTGCCGAATTGGGCTTTGGCACCGGTTTGAACCTGCTGGCCACGGTTGCCGCGTCGCCCCCTGTCCCGATCCGCTACACCAGTTTCGAAGCCTTCCCCATGACCGCGGCTGACATGGCCCGCGCCTTGGCGGCCTTTCCAGAGCTGGAGGCAAGCGCGCTTGTCACCGCATGGGCCAGCGGGGCGCGCGCCTTCACGCTTGGCGCGGTGGCGGTCGAGGTGATCGTGGGCGACATCGCCACCACCCTGCCGGCATGGCAAGGCCGCGCAGATGCATGGTATCTGGACGGGTTTTCGCCAGCCAAGAACCCCGAGATGTGGGCACCAGAGATCATGGCAGAGGTCGCGCGCCACACCAATCGCGGCGGCACATTCGCCACCTACACGGCGGCAGGGGCGGTGCGCCGGGCTTTGGCGGATGCAGGTTTTAGCGTTACCCGCGCGCCGGGCTTCGGGCGCAAACGACATATGAGCCGGGGCATCCTGCCATGA
- a CDS encoding NAD(P)/FAD-dependent oxidoreductase, whose protein sequence is MADVTIMGAGVFGLTVALACADRGARVRVIEKRAPGAGSSGGIVGALAPHVPENWNAKKAMQFEALRMAEHYWADIAARGGVDPGYARTGRVQPLAHGAVDLARSREAQARDLWQGFATWRVLPVADAPGLAVDAPSGFVVHDTLTARLHPRRAGAALVAALSAQGVTVEQGDSPQGGTVIWATGYEGLADLSRDLARNMGGGVKGQSLLLAHAAPNLPQVFAEGLHIVPHADGTVAIGSTSEREFDAPDTTDAQCEALLARARAACPELAKAAVIARWAGVRPRAQSRAPLMGAWPGRDGHFVFNGGFKIGFAMAPALAQIMADLVLDRRDRVPDGFGLVA, encoded by the coding sequence ATGGCCGATGTGACGATCATGGGGGCAGGGGTCTTCGGTCTGACGGTGGCGCTGGCCTGCGCTGACCGGGGTGCGCGCGTGCGGGTGATCGAAAAGCGCGCCCCCGGTGCCGGGTCCAGCGGCGGGATTGTCGGCGCGCTGGCCCCGCATGTGCCAGAGAACTGGAACGCCAAGAAAGCCATGCAGTTCGAAGCCCTGCGCATGGCCGAACACTACTGGGCCGATATCGCCGCGCGCGGCGGCGTCGATCCGGGCTATGCCCGCACGGGGCGCGTGCAGCCCTTGGCGCATGGCGCGGTCGATCTGGCCCGCTCACGCGAAGCGCAGGCCCGCGATCTGTGGCAGGGCTTTGCCACATGGCGCGTGCTGCCCGTGGCGGATGCGCCGGGGCTGGCGGTGGACGCGCCCTCGGGCTTTGTGGTGCATGACACATTGACCGCGCGGCTGCACCCGCGCCGGGCAGGCGCGGCGCTGGTGGCGGCGCTGTCCGCCCAAGGTGTGACGGTCGAACAAGGTGACTCGCCCCAAGGCGGCACCGTGATCTGGGCCACGGGGTATGAGGGGCTGGCGGACCTGTCCCGCGATCTGGCCCGCAACATGGGCGGCGGGGTGAAAGGGCAATCCTTGCTTCTGGCCCATGCTGCCCCAAACCTGCCGCAGGTTTTTGCCGAAGGGCTGCATATTGTGCCCCATGCCGATGGGACAGTTGCCATCGGGTCCACCAGCGAGCGCGAATTCGACGCCCCCGACACGACCGATGCGCAATGCGAGGCGCTTCTTGCCCGTGCACGTGCCGCCTGTCCCGAACTGGCAAAAGCCGCAGTCATCGCGCGCTGGGCCGGGGTGCGCCCGCGCGCCCAATCGCGCGCCCCGCTGATGGGGGCATGGCCGGGCCGCGATGGGCATTTCGTATTCAACGGCGGTTTCAAGATCGGCTTTGCCATGGCACCGGCGCTGGCGCAGATCATGGCCGATCTGGTTCTGGACCGGCGCGACCGCGTGCCAGACGGGTTCGGGCTGGTTGCCTAA
- a CDS encoding glycosyltransferase family 4 protein, translating to MQLAFAIPGDPEARTGGTLYDRKVIDALRAAGQDVTLIALPGDWPNQTKAQESAALARLGALPAGCPVVIDGLAFGAFSERCVATLARPMIALVHHPLALEPGLSPDLATDLHARERANLAYAAQVVVPSAHVGGLLRDQFGVPASRIHVAHPGFQPAPPRAPAATDGPPLILSVGLLCHRKGHDVLLRALGAVADLDWRAVIVGRHHEADHVAELQGLRRALGLTDRVMLPGELDADALAALYAQASLFALATRYEGYGMVLSEAQQHGLPVISCATGAVPEALDGSGLLAPPGDASAFAAHLRAVLSDADLHARLSAQSLARAACLPGWKDTASILAGAVKAALSPQG from the coding sequence ATGCAACTGGCCTTTGCCATACCGGGCGACCCAGAGGCGCGCACCGGTGGCACGCTTTATGATCGCAAGGTGATTGACGCCCTGCGCGCTGCCGGGCAGGACGTGACGCTGATAGCGCTGCCCGGGGATTGGCCGAACCAGACCAAGGCGCAAGAAAGCGCGGCCTTGGCGCGCTTGGGAGCGCTGCCCGCCGGGTGCCCGGTGGTGATCGACGGTCTGGCCTTTGGCGCCTTTTCCGAAAGATGTGTCGCAACGCTGGCGCGCCCCATGATTGCGCTTGTGCATCACCCGCTTGCGCTGGAGCCGGGCCTGTCGCCCGATCTTGCCACAGACCTGCACGCGCGCGAGCGGGCGAATTTGGCCTATGCAGCGCAGGTGGTCGTGCCCTCAGCGCATGTGGGCGGGCTGCTGCGCGACCAGTTCGGTGTGCCAGCCAGCCGCATTCATGTCGCCCATCCGGGCTTCCAGCCTGCGCCCCCGCGCGCCCCTGCCGCCACTGACGGGCCGCCGCTGATCCTGTCGGTCGGGCTGCTCTGCCACCGCAAGGGCCATGACGTGCTGTTGCGCGCGCTGGGTGCGGTTGCCGATCTGGACTGGCGCGCGGTGATCGTGGGCCGCCACCATGAGGCCGACCATGTCGCAGAATTGCAGGGTCTGCGCAGGGCGTTGGGCTTGACCGACCGTGTCATGCTGCCCGGTGAACTGGACGCCGACGCTTTAGCCGCGCTTTATGCCCAAGCCAGCCTGTTTGCGCTGGCCACCCGCTACGAGGGCTACGGCATGGTCCTGTCAGAAGCGCAACAGCATGGCTTGCCGGTGATTTCCTGCGCCACGGGGGCCGTGCCCGAAGCGCTGGACGGCAGTGGCCTGCTGGCCCCGCCGGGTGACGCGTCCGCCTTCGCCGCCCATTTGCGCGCAGTCCTCAGCGATGCTGACCTGCACGCGCGGCTAAGCGCGCAAAGCCTAGCGCGCGCCGCCTGTCTGCCCGGGTGGAAGGACACGGCCAGCATTCTGGCAGGGGCGGTCAAGGCTGCATTGTCACCGCAGGGTTAG
- a CDS encoding glucan biosynthesis protein, producing the protein MKRRAFLWGSAASLALPPVMSRAQDQDAEHRLIETARAIAGRPYRPDTTKLSAPFERANYDSYRGIRTRPGVSGDLALGSDYRADLLPPGWLFREPVAIGLPGHDTRFSPALYTFDQRYFTADAATQDAADMGFSGLRLRHRLNVPDRWDDVLVLQGASYFRALAKDTVYGLSARALALGTGGPAPEEFPRFTRIEVFGTQADLRFGCLIDSTRASAALVATLRPGTRTVLECALHLFPRVPLADAGIAPLTSMFQHSDMGPARIDDFRPAVHDSDTLVIDNGAGERLWRPLANPAQVQMSAFSDSGPRGFGLVQMPTDFERFRDQEGAYHRRPSGFVTPRGDWGAGAVMLLEIPTENEFADNIVVFWRPDRVLDPGAHRFDYRLDFTAPGPATLPPRPEPLSPVRSASGLEPNAGDARLFVIDYTETGPMPDMSGARLEVAGAAPGAVTGEALYPLAARAEGWRASFVFTPRPGQEVAELRLRLRAQDGTPLAPVWLHRWTRTVDGGV; encoded by the coding sequence ATGAAACGGCGGGCCTTTTTATGGGGCAGCGCGGCCAGTCTGGCGCTGCCGCCGGTGATGTCGCGGGCGCAGGATCAGGACGCCGAACACCGCCTGATCGAAACCGCGCGGGCCATCGCGGGCCGCCCTTACCGCCCCGACACGACCAAGCTGTCCGCGCCCTTTGAGCGTGCCAACTATGACAGCTATCGCGGCATTCGCACGCGACCGGGGGTCAGCGGCGATCTGGCGCTGGGATCGGACTATCGCGCCGACCTGTTGCCACCGGGCTGGCTGTTTCGTGAACCCGTGGCGATTGGCCTTCCGGGGCATGACACGCGCTTCTCGCCTGCGCTTTATACATTTGACCAGCGGTATTTTACCGCCGATGCCGCCACGCAAGATGCCGCAGATATGGGCTTTTCCGGGCTGCGCTTGCGCCATAGGCTGAACGTGCCCGACCGTTGGGATGACGTTCTGGTGTTGCAAGGCGCCAGCTATTTCCGGGCGCTTGCCAAGGATACGGTCTATGGCCTGTCAGCGCGCGCACTGGCGCTGGGCACCGGCGGGCCTGCGCCAGAGGAATTTCCGCGCTTTACCCGGATCGAAGTGTTCGGCACGCAAGCTGACCTGCGCTTTGGTTGTCTGATCGACAGCACGCGCGCCAGCGCCGCGCTGGTTGCCACGCTGCGCCCCGGCACGCGCACGGTTCTGGAGTGCGCCTTGCACCTGTTCCCGCGCGTGCCGCTGGCGGATGCCGGGATCGCCCCGCTGACATCCATGTTCCAGCACAGTGACATGGGCCCTGCCCGGATCGACGATTTTCGCCCCGCCGTGCATGACAGCGACACGCTTGTCATCGACAATGGCGCAGGCGAACGGCTATGGCGCCCGCTGGCCAACCCGGCGCAGGTGCAGATGTCGGCCTTTTCAGATTCCGGCCCGCGCGGTTTCGGGCTGGTGCAAATGCCGACCGATTTCGAACGGTTCCGAGATCAGGAAGGGGCCTATCACCGCCGCCCCTCAGGGTTTGTCACGCCACGGGGCGATTGGGGCGCAGGTGCGGTGATGTTGCTGGAAATCCCGACCGAGAACGAATTTGCCGACAATATCGTGGTGTTCTGGCGTCCCGACCGGGTGCTGGACCCCGGCGCACATCGTTTCGACTACCGGCTGGACTTTACCGCGCCCGGCCCGGCCACATTGCCGCCGCGGCCGGAACCGTTATCGCCCGTGCGCAGCGCTTCGGGGCTAGAGCCGAATGCAGGTGATGCCCGGCTGTTTGTCATTGACTACACCGAAACCGGGCCAATGCCCGATATGTCGGGCGCGCGGCTAGAGGTGGCGGGCGCTGCACCGGGCGCGGTCACGGGCGAAGCGCTCTACCCGTTGGCGGCGCGGGCGGAAGGCTGGCGCGCGAGTTTCGTCTTCACACCCCGCCCCGGCCAAGAGGTCGCGGAATTGCGCTTGCGCCTGCGCGCGCAGGATGGCACGCCACTGGCACCGGTCTGGCTGCACCGCTGGACCCGAACCGTGGACGGGGGTGTCTGA